The Bacillus sp. Y1 genome includes the window TAAACGATTATTTTCCTTGATTCCAGTTCTTCTCGGATTATCATTAGTTGTCTTTTTTATGATTCGAGCTATACCGGGTGATCCTGCTCAGTTAATTCTAGGTCAGCTTGCAACTAAGGAGGCGGTTGAGGCATTAACAAAACAGTTGGGACTCGATCAGCCATGGTTCGTTCAGTATTTTCATTATCTAGGAAACTTGTTAACAGGAGATCTTGGTGAGTCAATTAGGACAAAAGCTCCGATCTCTGAAGAAATGGTCCCTTATTTAATGGCGACCATTGAGCTTTCGTTCTGCGCGATGTTAGTGGCAGTTGTAATTGGTGTTAATGCTGGAATCATCAGTGCATGGTTCCAAAATTCATGGTTCGATTATGTGGCCATGGTATTAGCTTTAGTTGGTGTATCCATGCCGATATTTTGGCTTGGTCTAATGGAACAATGGGTATTTGCTATTAATTTAGATTGGCTTCCAACTTCTGGCAGGGAAGAAGTGAGAAATCCGGTTACTGCTATAACTAATATTTATATTATTGATACCATCATTCAAGGACGAACTGATCAGCTCGTTGAGGTCATTAAACATCTTGTCCTTCCAAGTATCGCATTAGCCACAATTCCAATGGCAATCATTGCAAGGATCACACGTTCAACCATGCTTGAGGTTATGCGTTCAGACTTTATCCGTACAGCACGTGCAAAAGGATTAAAGATGTTTTGGGTTGTGTACAAGCATTCATTAAAAAATGCTATCATTCCAGTTTTGACCATAATAGGACTACAAACAGGGCTATTATTAGGTGGTGCGATACTTACTGAAACAATATTTAGTTGGCCGGGAATTGGTCGTTATATTTATGAAGCGATTGGTTACCGTGACTATCCGGTAGTGCAGTCTGGAGTATTAGTTATTGCTTTTATATTTGTCATGATTAACTTAGTCATCGACTTATTGTATGCAGCGATAGATCCTCGAATTAAATACCATTAATTGAAAGGAGGGGCTTCAATGGAACTTTCAACACAAAAAAATGATCAGCCCATTATTGGAACAGACGAGAAGGTTGTTTCACCCTGGCTGGAAGCTTGGATCAGCTTTAAAAAGAATAAGCTTGCAGTAATTGGAGCGTTCATTGTTATATTCTTTATTTTGGTCGCAATATTTGCACCTTTAATCGCACCTTATACGTTTAAGGAGCAAATGCTGTCTAACCGTTTATTACCACCATCGAGTGATCATTGGTTCGGAACGGACGATTTTGGTCGTGATATTTTCTCAAGAGTTGTATATGGGGCAAGAATCTCCTTATGGGTCGGTTTTTTAGCAGTATTAGGATCGATTGTAGTTGGCTGTCTACTAGGAATATTAGCAGGATATTATGGTAAGTGGGTTGATACGATTATCTCTAGAACATTTGATATTATGCTTGCTTTCCCTAGTATTCTACTAGCAATTGCAATCGTGGCTGTCCTTGGTCCATCTTTACGTAATGCATTAATTGCGATTGCCATTATCAATATTCCAAACTTTGGCCGTTTAATACGATCAAGAGTTTTAACGGTTAAGCAGGAAGAATATATTATGGCAGCAAAAGCAGTGGGAATGAAAAACTCTCGTATTTTATTTCACCATGTGTTGCCAAATAGTATGGCTCCGATAATTGTACAAGGAACTTTAGCAATAGCAACTGCAATTATTGAAGCTGCAGCATTAGGTTTTTTAGGACTTGGAGCGGAGGCACCAAACCCTGAATGGGGGAAAATGCTTGCGGATGCAAGAACATTCCTAATACAAGCACCGTGGACAATGATATTCCCCGGGCTTGCCATCATGTTGACCGTTCTTGGATTTAACTTAATGGGGGATGGTTTACGAGACGCACTAGACCCACGAATGAAGAACTAACAAAAAGCAGCTGATAAAAATCAGCTGCTTTTTCCTATTTTAATCTTGAATTTCCTCGAATTTCACTTCATTTACTTCTTTATGATACGAATGGAAGCTGTTAACAAGAACATCTAGATGCTCTAAAGTTTCGTCGTACTCTACCATTGCGGAAACGACTTGCATCGTATGAAAAAAGACATTATCGTTTTCATGCTCATTTAGTTTATCTTGTTGAGAAAGAAATAAATTAAATAGATCTTTTCTATTCAAACAGAAGTTGCCAACCTCGTGATTTGGTGGCATCTTTCCCTTACCGGCAAATCGGTACATGATTTGTTCATGAGAATCAATTAAACAATCGAGTTGCTGCTGAAGTTCTAGTTTAAACTCTTCTGGTAGCTGAGAGAGTTCATTTTCATAACGATGAAGCCTTTTTAACACATTGAGTGCTCGTTTGGTTGTCGAAATCATTTGACGATAAATGACAAGCTTCCTTGCCTTGACAATATCATTCTTTTTAAAATAATTTCGATCTTCCTTATATAAAATATATAACTGATCGAGTTTGATCACCATATCCTTTAATTTTTCAATATCATTCTTTAGCAAATGATGATCTGAGGCGTTTCTTGTGTTCATTCGTATCCAGCGAGTGATTTCATCCATCATATTTGATATTTTAAAGAATAGCTTATTTTCGTATTTAGGTGGTAGGAAAACTAAATTAACAATAAATGCTGCGAAAATTCCAAGCATAATGGTAGAAAAACGAATAATTGCGAATTCAATAAATGTATCACTAGGATTTTCCATAATTGCGATAATAGTAACAAGTGCAAGTGGAATGGTTTTTTCTATATTTAATTTAAGATTGATAATAATGACAATAATAGCTGCCAGCCCAATGATAACTATGTTATTTCCAAGTGTTAATACAAATAATACGGCAATAACAGCACCGATTAAATTTCCTTGTGCTTGTTCGATAATCGTTAAATAAGATCGGTATACGGTGGGTTGTAAAGCAAAAATTGCAGCAATTCCAGCGAAAACAGGGGAAGGTGATTGGAAAACCTCCGCAAGAAACAAAGATAAAACAATTGCAATTCCCGTCTTTAGAATGCGGGCGCCAAGCTTCATAAGTAAATAATTCCTTTCCTACTACTGATAAGTTTTAATAACAATAATGTACTATACAGTGATTAAAATGTAAGTTCAAGGGTTATTTATATGATTTTTTATATATTTTATGATTTTTATGCAATATTATTTTGTAAGCTTTTATTACAAAAAAAAATGCCCGCAAAAAGGGGCATTTTCTTTGTACAAGCTCATTTAAAAATCACTCTGTAGAAACAGATGGATCTGCTTGCTCTTTAACTGGTATTGCTTGAACGAAGTGCTGTTCTGGTTGTTTTAAAAGCTCAGCAAGTTGATTAGCTTCTTCTTCTTGACCTTGCTCTTGAAGCAATGCAACATATTGACCTAATAGTTCCTTGATATCTTGCTTACCTTCTGCTGTTAAATTAGTGATTGAGATTTTAGCACCTTTAGCAATTCTTCGTTGTAACGCTTCTTTTGTTAAGCCCATTTCTGGTTGATGTCTTAAGTAAACAACTCCACCAGTCATACCTGCACAAATCCATGGTCCTGGATCACCAAGAACAAGGCCACGGCCATTTGTCATGTATTCAAAGGCAAAACCTTTAATATTTGCTCTTGCTCCGATATTTCCATTTTCAACAGTTGGAATTGGTTTCGTTACTTGACCACCAATAATAATATCAGCACCAGATAGACGAATTCCCGCACGAGCATCGGCGTTTCCTTGTGCAACTAATAGACCATGCTGTGCTCCGTATCCAAAGCCTTTACCAACGGAACCATTCAAGTATTTGCCGTTTTTCCCTTGAGCCTTAAAGATAAGGATTTTACCACCAACAGATGTCTTACCTGTACCGTCTTGTGCGCCACCGTTAACTTCAATACTGATTCCATCGCTGTTATAAGCACCTAGGCCATTTCCAGGGATAGAGCCTTTCTTGTATTTCAGTTGAACAGGAGGAAGGCTGCGGTATGATCCG containing:
- a CDS encoding ABC transporter permease codes for the protein MLTYTVKRLFSLIPVLLGLSLVVFFMIRAIPGDPAQLILGQLATKEAVEALTKQLGLDQPWFVQYFHYLGNLLTGDLGESIRTKAPISEEMVPYLMATIELSFCAMLVAVVIGVNAGIISAWFQNSWFDYVAMVLALVGVSMPIFWLGLMEQWVFAINLDWLPTSGREEVRNPVTAITNIYIIDTIIQGRTDQLVEVIKHLVLPSIALATIPMAIIARITRSTMLEVMRSDFIRTARAKGLKMFWVVYKHSLKNAIIPVLTIIGLQTGLLLGGAILTETIFSWPGIGRYIYEAIGYRDYPVVQSGVLVIAFIFVMINLVIDLLYAAIDPRIKYH
- a CDS encoding FUSC family protein, giving the protein MKLGARILKTGIAIVLSLFLAEVFQSPSPVFAGIAAIFALQPTVYRSYLTIIEQAQGNLIGAVIAVLFVLTLGNNIVIIGLAAIIVIIINLKLNIEKTIPLALVTIIAIMENPSDTFIEFAIIRFSTIMLGIFAAFIVNLVFLPPKYENKLFFKISNMMDEITRWIRMNTRNASDHHLLKNDIEKLKDMVIKLDQLYILYKEDRNYFKKNDIVKARKLVIYRQMISTTKRALNVLKRLHRYENELSQLPEEFKLELQQQLDCLIDSHEQIMYRFAGKGKMPPNHEVGNFCLNRKDLFNLFLSQQDKLNEHENDNVFFHTMQVVSAMVEYDETLEHLDVLVNSFHSYHKEVNEVKFEEIQD
- a CDS encoding ABC transporter permease, with product MELSTQKNDQPIIGTDEKVVSPWLEAWISFKKNKLAVIGAFIVIFFILVAIFAPLIAPYTFKEQMLSNRLLPPSSDHWFGTDDFGRDIFSRVVYGARISLWVGFLAVLGSIVVGCLLGILAGYYGKWVDTIISRTFDIMLAFPSILLAIAIVAVLGPSLRNALIAIAIINIPNFGRLIRSRVLTVKQEEYIMAAKAVGMKNSRILFHHVLPNSMAPIIVQGTLAIATAIIEAAALGFLGLGAEAPNPEWGKMLADARTFLIQAPWTMIFPGLAIMLTVLGFNLMGDGLRDALDPRMKN